From Streptomyces sp. HUAS MG91, the proteins below share one genomic window:
- a CDS encoding glycine betaine/L-proline ABC transporter ATP-binding protein, whose product MSRLEAEDLYKVFGRRPAEAVEKLRRGADREELRADGTTAAVIEASFTVEPGQIFVVMGLSGSGKSTLLRMLNGLLEPTAGHVRFDGQDLTQLSARDLREVRSKKISMVFQHFALFPHRSVLENAAYGLEVQGVPRAERDKRAHEALELAGLKGWEKSFPDELSGGMQQRVGLARALATDAELLLMDESFSALDPLIRRDMQDQLLELQKTLKKTIVFITHDLNEAMRLGDSIAVMRDGRIVQIGSAEDILVTPANDYVASFTQDVDRSRVLTAGAIMATPDKGYKASEAPATVTEDTPIIELFTPCSTSETPVAVTDDAGKLLGVVPRQRLLAVLGEPMKTVETSEGSQGPEDVEGDGPVEKVNAGA is encoded by the coding sequence GTGTCCAGGCTTGAAGCCGAAGACCTGTACAAGGTCTTCGGCAGACGACCCGCTGAGGCGGTGGAAAAACTCCGCCGCGGAGCCGACCGTGAGGAGCTGCGCGCCGACGGCACCACAGCCGCCGTCATCGAAGCGTCCTTCACCGTCGAACCGGGCCAGATCTTTGTCGTCATGGGTCTGTCCGGATCAGGCAAGTCCACGCTGCTGCGCATGCTCAACGGACTCCTGGAGCCCACCGCGGGACACGTCCGCTTCGACGGCCAGGACCTGACGCAGCTGTCCGCACGCGACCTGCGCGAGGTGCGCTCCAAGAAGATCAGCATGGTCTTCCAGCACTTCGCGCTCTTCCCGCACCGCTCCGTCCTGGAGAACGCGGCCTACGGGCTCGAGGTGCAGGGCGTGCCGCGCGCCGAGCGCGACAAGCGGGCCCACGAGGCGCTGGAGCTGGCCGGTCTGAAGGGGTGGGAGAAGTCCTTCCCCGACGAGCTGTCCGGCGGTATGCAGCAGCGTGTGGGCCTGGCCCGCGCGCTCGCGACCGACGCCGAGCTGCTCCTGATGGACGAGTCGTTCAGCGCGCTCGACCCGCTGATCCGGCGCGACATGCAGGACCAGCTGCTCGAACTGCAGAAGACCCTGAAGAAGACCATCGTCTTCATCACCCACGACCTGAACGAGGCCATGCGCCTGGGCGACAGCATCGCCGTCATGCGCGACGGCCGCATCGTCCAGATCGGCTCCGCCGAGGACATCCTCGTCACGCCGGCCAACGACTACGTCGCGTCCTTCACCCAGGACGTCGACCGCTCCCGGGTGCTGACCGCGGGCGCGATCATGGCCACCCCCGACAAGGGGTACAAGGCGTCCGAGGCCCCGGCGACGGTCACCGAGGACACTCCGATCATCGAGCTGTTCACGCCCTGCTCGACCAGCGAGACACCCGTGGCCGTGACCGACGACGCGGGCAAGCTGCTCGGCGTCGTCCCGAGGCAGCGGCTGCTCGCCGTGCTCGGCGAGCCGATGAAGACCGTGGAGACCTCGGAGGGCTCACAGGGCCCGGAGGACGTGGAGGGCGACGGCCCGGTGGAGAAGGTGAACGCCGGTGCCTAG
- a CDS encoding 5'-3' exonuclease, with product MRKVTQGPAAPSAHRRLMLLDTASLYFRAYFGVPDSVKAPDGTPVNAVRGLLEFITRLVHDHQPTHLVACMDADWRPQWRVDLIPSYKAHRVAEETPSGTPDEEEVPDTLSPQVPIIEAVLDAVGIARVGVAGYEADDVIGTFTGRASGPVDIVTGDRDLFQLVDDKLERRVLYPVKGVGTLQITDEDLLREKYGVDGSGYADMALLRGDPSDGLPGVPGIGEKTAAKLLAQFGNLAGIMAAVDDPKAKLTPTQRKRLDESRPYLAVAPTVVRVAGDVPLPDVDTALPRVPHDAAAVEQLGARWGLGGSLQRLLATLSG from the coding sequence ATGCGCAAGGTGACTCAAGGACCCGCAGCCCCCTCCGCGCACCGGCGTCTGATGCTGCTCGACACCGCGTCCCTGTACTTCCGGGCCTACTTCGGGGTGCCCGACTCCGTGAAGGCCCCGGACGGCACTCCGGTGAACGCGGTGCGCGGACTGCTCGAATTCATCACGCGCCTCGTCCACGACCACCAGCCCACGCATCTGGTGGCGTGCATGGACGCGGACTGGCGCCCGCAGTGGCGCGTCGACCTGATCCCCTCGTACAAGGCGCACCGCGTCGCCGAGGAGACGCCCTCCGGCACCCCCGACGAGGAGGAGGTGCCCGACACCCTCTCGCCGCAGGTCCCGATCATCGAGGCCGTGCTGGACGCGGTGGGCATCGCGCGCGTCGGCGTCGCTGGGTACGAGGCGGACGACGTGATCGGCACCTTCACCGGGCGGGCGAGCGGCCCGGTCGACATCGTCACCGGCGACCGCGACCTGTTCCAGCTCGTCGACGACAAGCTGGAGCGGCGCGTGCTCTATCCCGTGAAGGGCGTCGGCACGCTCCAGATCACCGACGAGGACCTGCTGCGCGAGAAGTACGGCGTGGACGGCTCGGGCTACGCGGACATGGCGCTGCTGCGCGGCGACCCCAGCGACGGCCTGCCGGGCGTCCCCGGGATCGGCGAGAAGACGGCCGCGAAGCTGCTCGCGCAGTTCGGGAACCTGGCCGGGATCATGGCCGCGGTCGACGACCCGAAGGCGAAGCTGACGCCGACGCAGCGCAAGCGGCTGGACGAGTCGCGCCCGTACCTGGCGGTGGCGCCGACGGTCGTACGGGTCGCGGGCGACGTCCCGCTGCCCGACGTGGACACCGCTCTGCCCCGGGTGCCCCACGACGCGGCCGCGGTCGAGCAGTTGGGGGCCCGCTGGGGTTTGGGAGGTTCTTTGCAGCGGCTCCTCGCCACGCTCTCCGGATGA
- a CDS encoding siderophore-interacting protein has product MAERPAARKPRKARSAQVVRTERLTPHMQRVVLGGDGLADFPAELEYTDHYMKLLFVPPGVAYEEPFDVERIREELPREQWPVTRTYTVRAWDPAARELTVDFVIHGDEGLAGPWSAAVRPGETIHFMGPGGAYRPDLGADWHLLAGDESALPAIAAALEVLPEGTRAHAFIEVEGPEEEQKIDTPVEVTWLHRAGRPVGRALVAAVTGLDFPEGRLHAFVHGEAGFVKELRRYLRVERQIPREDLSISGYWRLGHNEDGWQASKRDWNAQVEAEQEG; this is encoded by the coding sequence ATGGCCGAGCGTCCCGCAGCGCGCAAGCCCCGCAAGGCCCGCTCCGCACAGGTCGTGCGCACGGAGCGCCTGACGCCTCACATGCAGCGGGTGGTGCTCGGCGGGGACGGCCTCGCGGACTTCCCCGCCGAGCTGGAGTACACCGACCACTACATGAAGCTGCTGTTCGTGCCGCCCGGCGTCGCGTACGAGGAGCCCTTCGACGTGGAGCGGATCCGGGAGGAACTGCCGCGCGAGCAGTGGCCCGTGACCCGTACGTACACGGTGCGCGCCTGGGACCCGGCCGCGCGCGAGCTGACCGTCGACTTCGTGATCCACGGCGACGAGGGCCTGGCCGGCCCCTGGTCCGCGGCGGTCCGGCCCGGCGAGACCATCCACTTCATGGGTCCGGGCGGCGCCTACCGCCCGGACCTCGGCGCCGACTGGCACCTGCTCGCCGGTGACGAGAGCGCGCTGCCCGCGATCGCCGCCGCGCTGGAGGTGCTGCCGGAGGGGACGCGGGCGCACGCCTTCATCGAGGTCGAGGGCCCCGAGGAGGAGCAGAAGATCGACACTCCCGTCGAGGTCACCTGGCTGCACCGGGCGGGCCGTCCGGTCGGCCGGGCGCTCGTCGCGGCGGTCACCGGACTCGACTTCCCCGAGGGCCGGCTGCACGCCTTCGTCCACGGCGAGGCCGGCTTCGTGAAGGAGCTGCGCCGCTACCTCCGGGTCGAACGCCAGATCCCCCGCGAGGACCTGTCGATCTCCGGTTACTGGCGCCTCGGCCACAACGAGGACGGCTGGCAGGCCTCGAAGCGCGACTGGAACGCCCAGGTGGAGGCCGAGCAGGAGGGTTAG
- a CDS encoding SDR family NAD(P)-dependent oxidoreductase, producing the protein MGRRWLITGCSSGLGRALAGAAAAEGDDLVVTARRTADLAELAAAWPGRITPVALELRDADSCAAAVRYAAERLGGVDVLVNNAGGGLFGAVEETSDAELRDLLDVLLVGPWRLTRLVLPLMRAQGAGHILNVSSVAGHITLPGTAAYAAGKQALEAMSQTLVVEAAPHGIRVTVLEPGTFATRYGTAMTETRDRVAAYDEANGPMLAAFRALTDLPDVGDPDDFAARVLAVVAAEEPLPLRIPVGEDAYGYLDSAAGAARADLAEARRLFGSGALAEPETA; encoded by the coding sequence ATGGGACGACGCTGGCTCATCACTGGATGCTCGTCCGGCCTCGGCCGGGCCCTGGCGGGCGCCGCCGCCGCGGAGGGCGACGACCTGGTGGTCACCGCACGCAGGACCGCCGACCTGGCGGAGCTGGCCGCCGCCTGGCCCGGCCGCATCACCCCCGTCGCGCTGGAACTGCGCGACGCCGACTCCTGCGCCGCCGCCGTCCGGTACGCGGCCGAGCGCCTCGGCGGCGTCGACGTGCTGGTCAACAACGCGGGCGGCGGCCTGTTCGGCGCCGTCGAGGAGACCTCCGACGCCGAACTGCGCGACCTGCTGGACGTCCTGCTCGTCGGCCCGTGGCGCCTGACACGGCTGGTCCTGCCCCTGATGCGGGCCCAGGGCGCGGGCCACATCCTCAACGTGTCCTCCGTGGCCGGGCACATCACCCTGCCCGGCACCGCCGCCTATGCCGCCGGGAAGCAGGCGCTGGAGGCGATGAGCCAGACCCTCGTGGTCGAGGCCGCGCCGCACGGCATCCGCGTCACCGTCCTGGAACCCGGCACGTTCGCCACCCGCTACGGCACCGCCATGACCGAGACCCGGGACCGCGTGGCAGCCTACGACGAGGCCAACGGCCCGATGCTCGCGGCCTTCCGCGCCCTGACCGACCTCCCGGACGTCGGCGACCCCGACGACTTCGCCGCGCGGGTCCTCGCGGTCGTCGCCGCCGAGGAGCCGCTGCCGCTCAGGATCCCGGTCGGCGAGGACGCGTACGGCTATCTGGATTCCGCGGCCGGGGCGGCGCGGGCCGATCTGGCCGAGGCCCGGCGGCTGTTCGGGAGCGGGGCCCTCGCCGAACCGGAGACGGCGTAA
- a CDS encoding pseudouridine synthase, with protein MTRRRPRTPPAPLPQRDGIDPVRVRLPVDGTDTWPTVRDHLVERLRAGDGVIDAMIADGRIVRADGTAVTATTAYEPGGHVWFHRDLAPETPVPFPLGIVYRDAHIVVADKPHFLATTPRGSHVAETALARLRRELGIPALGPAHRLDRLTAGLVLFVVRPQERGRYQTLFRDRLVAKEYEAVAPYDPAVPLPATLRSRIEKEPGVLAAREVPDGEPNAETGVRLDGRAGPLGLYRLTPHTGRTHQLRVHMNSLGLPILGDPLYPAVIDAVAPGDFRRPLQLLARTLEFRDPVTGREHRFVSARTLRAWTSYESWATEPADQ; from the coding sequence ATGACGCGCCGAAGACCTCGCACCCCGCCCGCCCCGCTCCCCCAGCGCGACGGCATCGACCCGGTACGCGTACGGCTGCCCGTCGACGGCACCGACACCTGGCCCACCGTCCGCGACCACCTCGTGGAGCGGCTCCGCGCGGGCGACGGCGTGATCGACGCGATGATCGCCGACGGGCGCATCGTGCGGGCCGACGGCACGGCCGTCACCGCCACGACGGCGTACGAACCGGGCGGACACGTCTGGTTCCACCGCGACCTGGCACCCGAGACACCCGTGCCGTTCCCCCTCGGCATCGTGTACCGCGACGCCCACATCGTCGTCGCCGACAAGCCCCACTTCCTGGCCACGACCCCGCGCGGCAGCCATGTCGCCGAGACCGCACTCGCGCGCCTGCGCCGCGAGCTGGGCATCCCGGCGCTGGGCCCGGCCCACCGGCTCGACCGGCTGACGGCGGGGCTCGTGCTGTTCGTCGTGCGGCCGCAGGAGCGGGGCAGGTACCAGACGCTGTTCCGGGACCGGCTCGTGGCCAAGGAGTACGAGGCGGTGGCCCCGTACGATCCCGCGGTGCCGCTGCCCGCGACCCTGCGCAGCCGGATCGAGAAGGAGCCCGGGGTGCTCGCCGCGCGGGAGGTCCCGGACGGCGAACCCAATGCCGAGACCGGGGTGCGGCTCGACGGCCGCGCGGGACCGCTCGGCCTGTACAGGCTGACACCGCACACCGGGCGCACCCATCAGCTGCGGGTGCACATGAACAGCCTGGGCCTGCCGATCCTCGGCGACCCCCTGTACCCGGCGGTCATCGACGCGGTCGCGCCCGGTGACTTCCGCCGGCCGCTGCAACTCCTCGCGCGGACACTGGAGTTCCGGGATCCGGTGACCGGGCGCGAGCACCGGTTCGTCAGCGCTCGCACCCTGCGCGCCTGGACGTCGTACGAGTCCTGGGCCACCGAACCGGCCGATCAGTAG
- a CDS encoding cytochrome P450, producing the protein MDGYGEAPPPGCPAHALGPGGVRRLYGPEADADIPALYEKLRAEHGPVAPVFIHEDVQMWAVLGHTENLHMVRSTSQFTRDARIWTPMKDGTFKPTHPLAPVISWQPMASFVEGAEHARLRGAVTAAMSTIEHRSLRRSINKGTQEIINRFSERGTCDIVSEFAEHLPMMVMLDVIGAPEAYSERIVQNARDFLKGTETAIASNEFIMGVLFDLVARRRARPVDGDFTSGLISDPAGLTDEEVAHHLRLVLIAGYEATANLIANVLRVVLTDPRFRAQLNGGQMTVPEAVEQSLWDEPPFSAMIGYFAKVDTELGGQRIRAGDGLLFGIQPGNVCPVVRPDPTAHMMGNRSHLAFGGGPHECPGQDIGRAIAEIGVDAFLMRLPDTELSVDESELRWRSSILSRHLVTLPVTFTPRAQQDVSGKPSITPPRKPDWQVSSPPAPAAPMPPVAPVEPAAPAAPVPQAEPEPPVGAWQRFLRWWRGY; encoded by the coding sequence ATCGACGGCTACGGCGAGGCTCCGCCGCCCGGCTGTCCCGCGCACGCCCTCGGCCCGGGCGGGGTGCGCCGGCTCTACGGGCCCGAGGCCGACGCCGACATCCCGGCCCTCTACGAGAAGCTGCGCGCCGAACACGGCCCGGTCGCGCCCGTGTTCATCCACGAGGACGTTCAGATGTGGGCGGTGCTCGGCCACACCGAGAACTTGCACATGGTGCGCAGCACGTCCCAGTTCACCCGGGACGCCCGTATCTGGACGCCGATGAAGGACGGCACGTTCAAGCCCACGCACCCGCTCGCCCCGGTCATCAGCTGGCAGCCCATGGCGTCCTTCGTCGAGGGGGCCGAGCACGCCCGGCTGCGCGGCGCGGTCACCGCCGCCATGTCGACCATCGAGCACCGCAGCCTGCGCCGGTCCATCAACAAGGGCACCCAGGAGATCATCAACCGGTTCTCCGAGCGCGGCACCTGCGACATCGTCAGCGAGTTCGCCGAGCACCTGCCGATGATGGTGATGCTCGACGTCATCGGCGCCCCCGAGGCCTACAGCGAGCGGATCGTGCAGAACGCCCGCGACTTCCTCAAGGGCACCGAGACGGCCATCGCCAGCAACGAGTTCATCATGGGCGTCCTGTTCGACCTCGTGGCGCGCCGCCGGGCCCGGCCGGTCGACGGCGACTTCACCAGCGGGCTGATCAGCGACCCGGCCGGGCTCACCGACGAGGAGGTCGCGCACCACCTGCGCCTGGTCCTCATCGCCGGGTACGAGGCCACGGCCAACCTCATCGCGAACGTGCTGCGCGTCGTGCTCACCGACCCGCGCTTCCGCGCCCAGCTCAACGGCGGGCAGATGACCGTGCCCGAGGCCGTCGAGCAGTCGCTGTGGGACGAACCGCCGTTCAGCGCCATGATCGGCTACTTCGCGAAGGTGGACACCGAGCTGGGCGGGCAGCGGATCCGCGCGGGCGACGGTCTGCTCTTCGGGATCCAGCCGGGCAATGTGTGCCCGGTCGTCCGCCCCGACCCGACCGCCCACATGATGGGCAACCGCTCGCATCTCGCGTTCGGCGGCGGGCCGCACGAGTGCCCCGGACAGGACATCGGCCGCGCCATCGCCGAGATCGGGGTCGACGCGTTCCTGATGCGGCTGCCCGACACCGAACTCTCCGTCGACGAGAGCGAGTTGCGGTGGCGCTCGTCGATCCTGTCCCGGCATCTGGTGACGCTCCCGGTGACGTTCACGCCCCGGGCGCAGCAGGACGTCAGCGGCAAGCCCAGCATCACCCCGCCGCGCAAGCCGGACTGGCAGGTCTCGTCGCCTCCCGCACCGGCCGCGCCCATGCCGCCTGTTGCGCCTGTGGAGCCTGCGGCACCCGCCGCCCCGGTGCCGCAGGCCGAGCCGGAGCCTCCGGTCGGCGCCTGGCAGCGGTTCCTGCGCTGGTGGCGCGGCTACTGA
- a CDS encoding ATP/GTP-binding protein: MDYRSSEHAAATDVTPGGVHIPGPRAEDRMPETVTSAVKIVIVGGFGVGKTTMVGSVSEIRPLTTEETMTQAGIGVDDNYGSETKTATTVAMDFGRIRITDELVLYLFGTPGQERFWFLWNGLFEGALGAVVLIDTRRLEVSFDVIGRLEERGVPFVIANNAFPDGPRYPAEELRSALDLDPHVPIIECDARRRASSRDVLLTLMRYLHEMALHRA; encoded by the coding sequence ATGGACTACAGAAGCTCTGAGCACGCGGCCGCCACCGACGTCACCCCCGGCGGCGTGCACATCCCCGGACCGCGCGCCGAGGACCGGATGCCCGAGACGGTCACCTCGGCCGTCAAGATCGTGATCGTCGGCGGGTTCGGGGTGGGCAAGACCACGATGGTGGGATCGGTCAGCGAGATCCGCCCGCTCACCACCGAGGAGACCATGACGCAGGCGGGCATCGGCGTCGACGACAACTACGGCTCCGAGACCAAGACGGCCACCACCGTGGCCATGGACTTCGGCCGCATCAGGATCACCGACGAACTCGTGCTCTACCTGTTCGGCACACCGGGCCAGGAGCGCTTCTGGTTCCTGTGGAACGGCCTGTTCGAGGGCGCGCTCGGGGCCGTCGTCCTGATCGACACCCGCCGCCTGGAGGTCAGCTTCGACGTGATCGGGCGCCTCGAGGAGCGCGGCGTCCCGTTCGTCATCGCCAACAACGCCTTCCCGGACGGCCCGCGCTACCCCGCCGAGGAGCTGCGCAGCGCCCTCGACCTGGACCCGCACGTCCCGATCATCGAGTGCGACGCCCGCCGCCGGGCCTCCAGCCGCGATGTGCTGCTGACCCTGATGCGCTATCTCCACGAGATGGCCCTGCACCGCGCCTGA
- a CDS encoding DUF742 domain-containing protein, whose amino-acid sequence MTRPPQPPYREPPPRRERRSPGPSQDPKELERLYVITGGTDGGERAPLDLVTLIVARTEPKPTTRPEQAAVLRMCRTPLSTAEISAYLNLPFSVVTVLLGELLAAEQVQARAPVIRGAVADRSLLEAVMHGLQKL is encoded by the coding sequence ATGACGCGTCCGCCCCAGCCCCCCTACCGAGAACCACCGCCGCGGCGCGAGCGGCGCTCGCCCGGGCCGTCCCAGGACCCCAAGGAACTCGAGCGGCTCTACGTCATCACCGGCGGCACCGACGGCGGCGAGCGCGCACCGCTCGACCTGGTCACCCTGATCGTGGCCCGCACCGAGCCGAAGCCGACGACGCGGCCCGAACAGGCGGCCGTCCTGCGGATGTGCCGGACGCCGCTGTCCACGGCCGAGATCTCGGCGTACCTCAATCTGCCGTTCAGCGTGGTCACCGTGCTGCTCGGCGAACTCCTCGCGGCCGAACAGGTCCAGGCCCGCGCGCCGGTCATCCGGGGCGCCGTCGCGGACCGTTCCCTCCTCGAAGCGGTGATGCATGGACTACAGAAGCTCTGA
- a CDS encoding roadblock/LC7 domain-containing protein → MIQQRANFDWMLKELADSVANVQQVVVLSADGLRIARYGGDPDAADRIAAACAGLQSLASAVATEIPESSGKMNMVIIEVDAGFFYLMAAGKGAYLAVLANQFVDAGMISHQMRDLVIRIGAHLTSPPRRNGQTV, encoded by the coding sequence GTGATCCAGCAACGCGCCAACTTCGACTGGATGCTCAAGGAGCTCGCCGACAGTGTGGCGAACGTGCAGCAGGTGGTCGTGCTGTCCGCCGACGGACTGCGCATCGCCCGCTACGGCGGCGACCCCGACGCCGCCGACCGGATCGCCGCCGCCTGTGCCGGACTCCAGTCCCTCGCCTCCGCGGTCGCCACGGAGATCCCCGAGTCCAGCGGCAAGATGAACATGGTCATCATCGAGGTCGACGCCGGCTTCTTCTATCTGATGGCCGCGGGCAAGGGCGCCTATCTCGCCGTCCTCGCCAACCAGTTCGTCGACGCGGGCATGATCAGCCACCAGATGCGCGACCTGGTCATCCGGATCGGCGCGCACCTGACCAGCCCGCCGCGACGCAACGGGCAGACCGTATGA
- a CDS encoding ATP-binding protein: protein MVSVQSPPGGREVPYTRVLLLPAMVMAAATGAAVALVTEPARLAVALCGALGTLLVVAVAAEVVRRGRLLREQRAQFAHHVAELEHRIADQEHRTMRVAKDVLPHALYRLRTGDNPVDAVRNTCDSEPAFRDVTRGERALISACLKEIDREAAANDAAQRAFVSIARRVQAIVHKQAQELREMEEDHGRNPEVFDDLLRIDHGTALIGRLADSVTVLGGARPGRQWPKPVKLYSVLRGAMSRILEYPRIDLHAICDIAIKGISVEPLIHAVAELLDNATRYSPPQTRVHVTAVEVQTGVAIEIEDGGVSLGEEQRARVERMLDRAQAGVDLNDLGENPRLGLSIVGRLCSMYDMQISLRQSAYGGVRAVLVVPRDMMSSEPAPGLAHGIGATAVPRVDHNGVPIKEEPRLKKTRRPTTGPRPSAPLLAMEDDVPVVTEWRANGLPQRRRKVDTKIIENQIIVTPRNPDLSMPPPGTHEYGTAPVTPSVEPEHDKPEQDKPEQPEPGLWVEAFMNGLKPDDGAEAHGPGEAAEKPHDDAYNQQVDEGDRQ, encoded by the coding sequence ATGGTGAGTGTTCAATCGCCTCCCGGTGGCCGAGAAGTCCCCTACACACGCGTGCTGTTGCTGCCCGCGATGGTCATGGCCGCCGCCACCGGAGCGGCCGTCGCCCTGGTCACGGAGCCCGCGCGGCTCGCCGTCGCCCTGTGCGGCGCCCTCGGCACGCTCCTGGTGGTGGCCGTCGCGGCGGAGGTCGTGCGCCGCGGCCGCCTCCTGCGGGAGCAGCGCGCCCAGTTCGCCCACCACGTGGCCGAGTTGGAGCACCGGATCGCCGACCAGGAACACCGCACGATGCGGGTCGCCAAGGATGTCCTGCCGCACGCCCTCTACCGGCTGCGCACCGGTGACAACCCCGTGGACGCGGTCCGCAACACCTGCGACTCCGAGCCCGCCTTCCGTGACGTCACCCGCGGTGAGCGCGCGCTGATCAGCGCCTGCCTCAAGGAGATCGACCGCGAGGCGGCGGCGAACGACGCGGCCCAGCGCGCGTTCGTCTCCATCGCCCGCCGCGTCCAGGCCATCGTGCACAAGCAGGCCCAGGAACTCCGCGAGATGGAGGAGGACCACGGCCGCAACCCCGAGGTCTTCGACGACCTCCTGCGCATCGACCACGGCACGGCCCTGATCGGCCGGCTCGCCGACTCCGTCACCGTCCTCGGCGGCGCCCGCCCCGGCCGCCAGTGGCCCAAGCCGGTCAAGCTCTACAGCGTGCTGCGCGGCGCCATGTCGCGCATCCTGGAGTACCCGCGCATCGACCTGCATGCCATCTGCGACATCGCCATCAAGGGCATCTCCGTCGAGCCGCTGATCCACGCCGTCGCCGAACTGCTCGACAACGCCACCCGCTACTCGCCGCCGCAGACCCGGGTGCACGTCACCGCGGTCGAGGTGCAGACCGGCGTCGCCATCGAGATCGAGGACGGCGGCGTCAGCCTCGGCGAGGAGCAGCGGGCCCGGGTCGAGCGCATGCTGGACCGCGCCCAGGCCGGCGTCGACCTCAACGACCTCGGCGAGAACCCGCGCCTCGGCCTGTCCATCGTCGGCCGGCTCTGCTCCATGTACGACATGCAGATCTCGCTGCGCCAGTCCGCGTACGGCGGTGTGCGCGCCGTGCTCGTCGTCCCGCGCGACATGATGAGCAGCGAGCCCGCGCCCGGCCTCGCCCACGGCATCGGCGCCACCGCCGTGCCGCGCGTCGACCACAACGGCGTTCCGATCAAGGAAGAGCCGCGGCTGAAGAAGACCCGCCGCCCCACCACGGGTCCGCGCCCCTCCGCCCCGCTCCTCGCGATGGAGGACGACGTCCCGGTGGTCACCGAATGGCGGGCCAACGGGCTCCCGCAGCGCCGCAGGAAGGTCGACACGAAGATCATCGAGAACCAGATCATCGTGACGCCGCGCAACCCCGACCTCTCCATGCCGCCGCCCGGGACGCACGAGTACGGCACCGCGCCCGTCACCCCGTCCGTGGAGCCGGAGCACGACAAGCCCGAGCAGGACAAACCGGAGCAGCCCGAACCCGGCCTGTGGGTCGAGGCGTTCATGAACGGGCTGAAACCCGATGACGGCGCCGAGGCCCACGGGCCCGGTGAGGCCGCCGAGAAGCCGCACGACGACGCGTACAACCAGCAGGTCGACGAGGGAGACCGTCAGTGA